A single genomic interval of Desulfatiglans anilini DSM 4660 harbors:
- a CDS encoding MBL fold metallo-hydrolase: MTDLIFLGTGGAWRVPELNCDCFICREMRRRGESRGRTALLLKGERRLLIDCGPDISEQLSRHEIGGLDAVLITHEHGDHYLGLDELFSYKRTVPKGKYRSIPVYMTAPAWQIVSRRFGYLVDLEVIRPVIVVPGCWERAADFAIFPFKTEHGAFAAGSVGYLIEVPESGGPPLRVVYPSDFMTLPDVPSELLQPDYLVMQSFWLHEPTRNRPHHMSLQRALDYIRLLNPRRETFLVHIGDGDFVPGDPANGMAKKVAPKEPLRAPNGGDPYPVPRCQAEWQQVVDRITADYGLPSRVTVAFDGLLRPL; this comes from the coding sequence GTGACGGATCTGATCTTTCTTGGGACAGGGGGCGCCTGGAGGGTGCCGGAGCTGAACTGCGATTGTTTCATTTGCCGGGAGATGCGGCGAAGGGGGGAATCGCGGGGAAGGACCGCGCTGCTCCTGAAGGGGGAAAGACGCCTTCTGATCGATTGCGGTCCGGATATCTCCGAACAGCTTTCCCGCCATGAGATCGGGGGTCTGGATGCAGTCCTGATCACCCATGAGCACGGCGATCATTATCTAGGTCTCGATGAGCTGTTTTCTTACAAGCGAACGGTGCCGAAGGGGAAGTACCGGTCCATTCCCGTCTATATGACGGCCCCCGCCTGGCAGATCGTGTCGCGGCGGTTCGGCTATCTGGTAGACTTGGAGGTCATACGGCCGGTGATCGTGGTGCCGGGATGCTGGGAAAGGGCGGCGGACTTCGCCATTTTTCCGTTCAAGACGGAGCATGGGGCTTTCGCGGCGGGTTCAGTCGGGTATCTGATCGAGGTGCCGGAATCCGGCGGGCCGCCCCTGCGTGTAGTCTATCCCTCCGATTTCATGACGCTCCCGGATGTGCCGTCCGAACTGCTGCAGCCGGACTATCTGGTGATGCAGTCTTTCTGGCTGCATGAACCCACCCGCAATCGCCCCCATCATATGAGCCTCCAAAGGGCGTTGGATTACATTCGGCTTCTGAATCCCCGGCGGGAGACCTTTCTGGTGCACATCGGTGACGGGGATTTTGTCCCGGGTGACCCGGCCAACGGCATGGCCAAGAAAGTTGCCCCAAAAGAGCCCCTTCGGGCCCCGAACGGAGGGGATCCCTATCCCGTTCCGCGCTGCCAGGCCGAGTGGCAGCAAGTGGTGGACCGGATTACGGCAGACTACGGACTCCCGTCCCGTGTGACCGTGGCTTTCGACGGCCTGCTCCGTCCGCTCTGA
- a CDS encoding 2-oxo acid dehydrogenase subunit E2, with the protein MKKTLQMRRLRSEEIGIFRMIMMNMLYNSPDPYATIMYPIDIDPFNKLIDEFKKSGKSISLHAIYNKMFSIVISENPIANQMIFGNKVYQKEGVHIANGFLLPGSNEVLVPLIMENCQLKSLETIQRELKRTMISKAKEFSTPPKKLNVQIMGMMIRLGFTKLIGEKKLFEMGFEKGVVSNIFFLNHTFKNPSTFIFIKPVIGNVPVRIHAHSPVPHLFLENNHVREKHVALFSVTVDHRIGHGLHMQEIGESLQKIAADPEKFLL; encoded by the coding sequence ATGAAAAAAACGCTGCAGATGCGAAGATTGAGATCGGAAGAAATCGGCATTTTCCGGATGATAATGATGAATATGTTGTATAATTCACCGGATCCTTATGCGACGATTATGTATCCGATTGATATTGATCCTTTTAATAAGCTAATAGACGAATTCAAAAAATCTGGAAAATCTATCAGTCTTCACGCAATATACAATAAAATGTTTTCGATTGTTATTTCTGAAAATCCAATTGCCAACCAAATGATTTTCGGTAATAAGGTTTACCAAAAGGAAGGCGTTCATATTGCGAATGGATTCTTGCTGCCTGGGAGTAATGAGGTTTTAGTGCCTTTAATTATGGAGAACTGCCAGTTGAAGTCTTTGGAGACGATTCAACGAGAGCTGAAACGTACGATGATTTCAAAGGCAAAAGAATTCTCAACGCCACCCAAAAAGTTGAATGTGCAGATCATGGGGATGATGATCAGGTTAGGATTCACTAAATTGATCGGTGAGAAGAAATTGTTCGAAATGGGGTTTGAAAAGGGGGTGGTTTCAAATATTTTCTTTTTAAATCACACGTTTAAAAATCCTTCGACTTTCATTTTCATTAAGCCGGTGATCGGTAATGTGCCCGTTAGGATACATGCACACTCACCGGTCCCGCATCTTTTTCTGGAAAACAATCATGTGAGAGAAAAACATGTCGCTTTGTTTAGCGTGACGGTGGACCACCGGATAGGGCACGGTTTGCACATGCAGGAAATAGGCGAATCTCTTCAAAAGATTGCGGCTGATCCGGAAAAATTTCTTCTGTAG
- a CDS encoding ATP-binding protein, protein MALQRPKGGFWAGTPPWIILGVLVILAPLFVFLTLQTIQRRNELTTELLLEKGEALIRSFEAGARTGMMGQQWGGMQVQRLLVETARQSDIHYLMITDETGRILAHSDSARIGEAYGAGLDLAGIAASQELNWRRLSPPGEDSPVFEVFRPFSPTRSARGHFMRHSPGRNGLRHPDAPQADWCRPHLEGGDPAPGSRQIVFVGLDMGPIEAAREDDLRHTVVTAGILLLIGLTAMSLLFLAQAYRSTRTALSSVQAFTGHLIERMPVGLIAVDPDGRFTSVNQTAGRMLGVQTRDMLGKPAREHLPEALLTVVDAVAETHQPMEQEVALPSKQNGPLPCDVMGTLLRRDDGTPLGVLIVLRDLSEIQHLKREVARSQRLASVGKLAAGVAHEIRNPLSSIKGFATWFKQRHHEDPADRKTADIMIQEVDRLNRVISQLLEFARPPALHREPTDIGALVLRSLETVRDQAERRRIRIETDLEPMDRPISLDRDRINQVLLNLYLNAMEAMGENGVIRVAVKREVASGALAIRITDTGKGIAEQDLQNIFDPYFTTKPSGTGLGLAIVHTIVEAHGGETLVQSSPGAGTTVTVRLPADAHEKGSPV, encoded by the coding sequence ATGGCACTTCAACGGCCCAAAGGCGGGTTCTGGGCAGGCACACCCCCCTGGATCATTCTCGGGGTCCTGGTGATTCTGGCCCCCCTCTTCGTCTTCTTGACCCTTCAGACCATCCAGCGGCGGAACGAGCTGACGACGGAGCTGCTCCTGGAAAAGGGGGAGGCCCTGATCCGCTCCTTCGAGGCAGGGGCACGCACCGGTATGATGGGGCAGCAATGGGGCGGAATGCAGGTCCAGCGACTGCTCGTGGAAACCGCCCGGCAGTCCGATATCCACTACCTGATGATCACGGACGAAACAGGGCGAATCTTGGCCCACAGCGATTCCGCGCGGATCGGGGAGGCATACGGAGCCGGGTTGGACCTTGCCGGTATCGCCGCCTCTCAGGAACTGAACTGGCGCCGCTTGAGCCCTCCCGGAGAGGATTCCCCCGTCTTCGAGGTGTTCCGCCCTTTTTCCCCCACACGGTCCGCCAGAGGGCACTTCATGCGCCACAGCCCCGGGCGGAACGGTCTGCGGCATCCGGATGCTCCCCAGGCCGACTGGTGCCGGCCGCACCTGGAAGGCGGCGACCCCGCTCCCGGAAGCCGCCAGATCGTCTTTGTCGGACTCGACATGGGCCCCATCGAAGCCGCCAGGGAGGACGACCTGCGGCACACGGTTGTCACGGCCGGCATCCTTCTCCTCATCGGGCTGACGGCGATGTCTCTGCTCTTTCTCGCGCAGGCCTACCGGTCCACCCGAACCGCCTTGTCGAGCGTTCAGGCCTTCACCGGGCACCTCATCGAGCGGATGCCTGTCGGTCTCATTGCGGTCGACCCCGACGGCCGGTTCACCTCCGTCAATCAAACTGCGGGGCGTATGCTCGGAGTCCAGACCCGTGACATGCTCGGCAAGCCAGCCCGGGAGCATCTCCCGGAGGCGCTGCTTACCGTCGTCGACGCCGTCGCCGAAACGCATCAGCCGATGGAACAGGAGGTGGCGCTCCCCTCAAAGCAAAACGGGCCCCTGCCCTGCGACGTGATGGGAACCCTGCTTCGAAGAGATGATGGCACCCCCCTCGGTGTCCTGATCGTTCTCAGGGACCTCTCGGAAATCCAGCACCTCAAACGGGAGGTCGCCAGAAGCCAGCGCCTCGCATCCGTCGGCAAACTGGCGGCCGGGGTCGCCCACGAGATCCGGAATCCGCTCAGTTCCATCAAAGGATTCGCGACCTGGTTCAAGCAAAGGCACCACGAGGATCCGGCCGACCGCAAGACCGCGGACATCATGATCCAGGAAGTCGACCGTCTGAACCGCGTGATTTCCCAACTGCTGGAATTCGCCCGCCCGCCGGCCCTGCATCGGGAGCCGACCGACATCGGGGCCCTGGTGCTCCGCTCGCTCGAAACGGTGCGCGATCAGGCGGAAAGGCGGCGAATCCGCATCGAAACGGACTTAGAACCGATGGACCGGCCCATAAGCCTCGACCGTGACCGCATCAACCAGGTGCTCCTGAATCTGTATCTGAACGCCATGGAGGCGATGGGGGAAAATGGGGTGATACGCGTCGCCGTCAAACGGGAGGTGGCATCCGGGGCCCTTGCCATCAGGATTACCGACACCGGCAAAGGGATTGCGGAGCAGGATCTGCAGAACATTTTCGATCCCTATTTTACGACCAAACCGTCCGGCACCGGCCTGGGACTGGCCATTGTACACACCATTGTCGAGGCCCATGGGGGTGAAACGCTGGTGCAAAGCAGCCCGGGGGCCGGGACCACCGTGACGGTGCGGCTGCCTGCAGATGCGCACGAGAAAGGATCACCGGTCTGA
- a CDS encoding phosphoribosylanthranilate isomerase, translated as MITQIYEIQTPAEAEGCLAAGVDHIGTVILSQEDFQDPVLREVSRIARAAGAKSSIIPLFDHEETLLRTIDYYQPDYLHFCEALVKPSLEIVPLEPVMELQARIKESAPQVAIIRSIPVPLPGRSADFPTLEIARELESSSDLFLIDTWLGRQPVEGFIGITGQVPDLELSRYLVWQSAIPVILAGGLSPDNVYDAVMSVSPAGADSCTWTNAAGKDDRPVRFQKDIEKVQRFVQEVRRAADALAQRRSAIENELERLKGELEERERALPAHSVRPHQLLAIEAVEEEIAARERELHGLRFIDL; from the coding sequence ATGATTACTCAGATCTACGAGATTCAAACCCCCGCAGAGGCGGAAGGATGCCTCGCAGCAGGCGTCGATCACATCGGTACGGTCATCCTCTCGCAGGAGGACTTCCAGGATCCCGTCCTGAGGGAAGTCTCCCGCATCGCCCGGGCGGCGGGCGCCAAAAGCAGCATCATTCCGCTTTTCGATCACGAAGAAACCCTCCTGCGAACCATCGACTACTACCAGCCGGATTATCTCCATTTCTGCGAGGCGCTGGTAAAGCCCAGTTTGGAGATCGTTCCACTCGAACCCGTCATGGAGTTGCAGGCACGGATCAAGGAATCTGCGCCCCAGGTCGCGATCATCCGCTCCATCCCCGTTCCCCTGCCCGGACGATCCGCGGACTTTCCCACACTCGAAATCGCGAGGGAACTGGAATCCTCCTCGGATCTCTTCCTGATCGACACCTGGCTCGGCCGTCAGCCGGTCGAAGGGTTCATCGGCATCACGGGGCAGGTGCCGGACTTGGAACTGTCGCGCTACCTCGTCTGGCAAAGCGCCATACCGGTCATCCTGGCTGGAGGACTCTCGCCCGACAACGTTTATGACGCCGTCATGAGCGTAAGTCCGGCAGGTGCCGACAGCTGCACTTGGACCAACGCGGCCGGCAAGGACGACAGACCCGTCCGCTTTCAAAAAGACATCGAAAAAGTCCAGCGGTTCGTCCAGGAAGTGCGGAGGGCCGCCGACGCATTGGCGCAGAGGAGATCTGCGATCGAGAATGAACTGGAACGCCTGAAGGGAGAGTTGGAGGAAAGGGAAAGGGCCCTGCCCGCCCATTCCGTAAGGCCCCATCAGCTGCTTGCGATCGAGGCGGTCGAGGAAGAGATCGCGGCCAGAGAGCGCGAATTGCATGGGCTGAGATTCATCGACCTCTGA
- a CDS encoding sigma-54-dependent transcriptional regulator, producing MLSTLSEGWGYTVVEAADGEEAIAKAREQAFDLILMDIRMLKVSGLEALSAIKAFNPAIPIIVMTAYASVETAVSALKQGAYDYLTKPLDFDELQLTMERAMEHLRLKEENRRLKEILGETFDARRIIGSSPAMLKLLQTVARVAPSEATVLISGESGTGKELVAAAIHFNSPRKDGPFVKMNCAALTETLLESELFGHEKGAFTGAHRLKEGKFRQAHGGSLFLDEVGEMPLSMQAKLLRVLQERELVRVGGEQVLKVDVRVIAATNRDLPESVRDGRFREDLYYRLNVVGLEVPPLRERREDIPLLAEHFLKQFAEKNRKTLKGLTPQAMDRLLRYPWPGNVRELMNVIERAVVLARSEVLDTEDLLLERAPEGVEGSAGPPETKEMGPADIPLEEVERMTILKTLESAAGNKSEAARRLGITRRTLHQKLKKYGVMP from the coding sequence ATGCTCTCGACGTTGAGCGAAGGATGGGGATATACCGTCGTCGAAGCCGCCGACGGAGAGGAGGCCATCGCCAAGGCCCGTGAGCAGGCCTTCGACCTGATCCTGATGGACATCCGCATGCTCAAGGTCTCGGGCCTCGAGGCTTTGAGCGCCATCAAGGCCTTCAATCCCGCCATCCCCATCATCGTCATGACGGCCTACGCATCGGTCGAAACGGCCGTGAGCGCCCTGAAGCAGGGCGCCTACGACTATCTCACGAAGCCGCTCGATTTCGACGAACTGCAGCTGACCATGGAAAGGGCAATGGAGCATCTGCGCCTGAAGGAAGAAAACCGGCGGCTCAAAGAGATACTGGGTGAAACCTTCGATGCGCGGCGGATCATCGGCTCGAGCCCCGCGATGCTCAAACTGCTCCAAACCGTTGCGAGGGTTGCGCCTTCGGAGGCGACGGTCCTGATCAGCGGGGAATCCGGCACGGGAAAAGAACTCGTCGCTGCCGCCATCCATTTCAACAGCCCCCGGAAGGACGGGCCGTTCGTCAAGATGAACTGCGCAGCGCTGACCGAGACCCTCCTCGAATCGGAGCTGTTCGGTCATGAAAAGGGCGCCTTCACAGGCGCCCACCGCCTCAAGGAGGGGAAGTTCCGGCAGGCGCACGGCGGCAGCCTCTTCCTCGACGAGGTCGGCGAAATGCCCCTCTCCATGCAGGCGAAGCTCCTCCGGGTGCTGCAGGAAAGGGAGCTCGTCCGTGTAGGCGGCGAACAGGTGCTGAAGGTCGACGTCCGCGTCATCGCCGCCACCAATCGGGACCTGCCCGAGTCCGTCCGGGACGGCCGCTTCAGGGAAGACCTGTACTACCGGCTGAACGTGGTCGGGCTGGAGGTCCCTCCTCTGAGGGAAAGAAGGGAGGACATTCCCTTGCTGGCGGAGCATTTCTTGAAGCAGTTTGCGGAAAAGAACCGCAAGACCCTCAAGGGATTGACCCCTCAGGCGATGGACCGGCTGCTCCGCTACCCCTGGCCGGGAAATGTGCGCGAACTGATGAACGTCATCGAACGCGCGGTGGTCCTGGCACGCAGCGAGGTTCTGGATACCGAGGACCTCCTCCTGGAACGCGCGCCCGAGGGTGTGGAAGGCTCAGCCGGCCCACCGGAGACCAAGGAGATGGGGCCGGCGGACATTCCGCTCGAAGAAGTGGAACGGATGACCATCCTGAAGACCCTTGAATCGGCGGCTGGAAACAAGAGCGAAGCGGCCCGGCGCCTTGGAATCACCCGGCGGACGCTGCATCAAAAACTGAAGAAATACGGAGTGATGCCGTAA
- a CDS encoding MBL fold metallo-hydrolase, whose product MLKKMTVGAYQANCYILGCKKTFQGAVIDPGDEVFRITKEISQSGLQITAILLTHGHFDHTGGAKELKKITGAPVLIHPADAPALEFPPDGPLHEGQQIGVGTLTLSVIHTPGHSPGGVCFLAPGAVFTGDTLFAGSIGRTDFPGGDHAGLIRGVTEKIFPLGDVLRVYPGHGPHTTIGQEKRFNPFFRGA is encoded by the coding sequence ATGTTGAAAAAGATGACGGTCGGCGCCTATCAGGCAAACTGCTACATCCTCGGATGTAAGAAAACGTTTCAAGGCGCAGTGATCGATCCAGGGGACGAGGTTTTCAGGATTACAAAAGAAATTTCGCAGAGCGGCCTGCAAATTACTGCGATTCTTCTGACCCACGGACATTTCGACCACACTGGGGGGGCGAAGGAACTCAAAAAGATCACCGGCGCCCCCGTCCTGATCCACCCCGCGGACGCGCCTGCGCTCGAATTCCCGCCTGACGGCCCGCTCCATGAAGGACAACAGATAGGTGTGGGCACGTTGACGCTTTCCGTAATCCATACCCCCGGTCATTCACCGGGCGGGGTGTGTTTCTTGGCCCCCGGCGCCGTTTTCACCGGGGACACCCTTTTTGCGGGCTCCATCGGCCGCACCGACTTCCCTGGCGGGGATCACGCCGGCTTGATCCGCGGCGTCACCGAAAAAATCTTCCCCTTAGGGGATGTTCTGCGGGTTTATCCGGGCCACGGCCCCCACACCACCATCGGCCAGGAAAAACGGTTCAACCCCTTTTTCAGGGGCGCATGA
- a CDS encoding CGGC domain-containing protein — protein MKKVMVVGCGAYMDSGYGCPGEWRCLKAAVMGEGKFDEPSQVVGFVKCECPGRTIVPNIGMAMKLSEIKPDEIYLSSCLVNAKPGCPYASAEEMAEAIKGKTGIPVKLGTHEYH, from the coding sequence ATGAAGAAAGTGATGGTGGTCGGGTGTGGAGCCTATATGGACAGTGGCTATGGCTGTCCAGGGGAGTGGCGTTGTCTGAAAGCGGCCGTGATGGGCGAAGGCAAATTCGATGAGCCATCGCAGGTGGTCGGATTCGTCAAATGCGAATGCCCCGGCCGCACAATCGTCCCGAATATCGGAATGGCCATGAAGCTCTCGGAGATCAAGCCGGATGAAATCTATTTGAGTTCATGTCTGGTCAATGCCAAGCCAGGTTGTCCCTATGCCAGTGCAGAAGAAATGGCGGAGGCGATCAAGGGCAAGACCGGTATCCCCGTCAAGCTCGGGACGCACGAATATCATTAG
- the typA gene encoding translational GTPase TypA, translating to MKNERIRNVAIIAHVDHGKTTLVDAMFKQSGLFREGQLLDERMMDTMDLERERGITIAAKNCSVEWKGVKVNIIDTPGHADFGGEVERALSMADGALLLVDASEGPLPQTRFVLKKTLEAGLKVIVVINKIDRKDARPKTVLDQIYDLFIDLGASEEQLEFPLLYAVGREGVVKERLEDQAENLHILFDTILKEIPAPATDAGQPFQMLVADLGYSDYLGRLAVGRVVHGVVRQKESLVCIGEDGKEKALKVVTLQTYQGMGFKEAESAEAGDIIVLSGIEEVKIGDTICTREAPRVLPRIRVDEPTVSMKFTINTSPFSGREGRYVQSSKIRERLLKETLRNVAIRVEETEDRESFNVKGRGEFQMAILIETMRREGFEFCVGRPEVIFKTEGGQRLEPLERLFIDCDEAYIGVVTEKLNIRKGHLVDLANAGHGRARLEFSVPSRSLIGYRDEFLTDTRGTGIMNAYFDGYGPYRGVFPTRFTGSIVSDRQGISVAYALFNLDPRGRLFIPPGVAVYEGMIIGEHNRENDINVNPCKEKKLSNVRAAGKDENIILTPPTPMPLERAIDFIREDELVEVTPKSIRLRKWVLSAQDRHLVRAAEKKNRAA from the coding sequence TTGAAAAACGAACGGATACGCAATGTCGCCATCATCGCCCACGTGGATCATGGCAAGACGACCCTGGTGGATGCCATGTTCAAGCAAAGTGGCCTCTTCCGCGAAGGGCAGCTTCTGGACGAGCGGATGATGGACACGATGGATCTCGAGCGGGAACGCGGCATCACCATCGCCGCCAAGAACTGCTCCGTCGAGTGGAAGGGTGTCAAGGTCAACATCATCGACACTCCCGGCCATGCCGATTTCGGCGGAGAGGTCGAGCGCGCCCTTTCGATGGCCGACGGGGCGTTGCTGCTGGTGGACGCCTCCGAAGGACCGCTCCCCCAGACGCGGTTTGTGCTCAAGAAAACTCTGGAGGCGGGTCTCAAGGTGATCGTGGTCATCAACAAAATCGACCGGAAGGATGCCCGGCCGAAGACCGTTCTGGATCAGATCTATGACCTCTTCATCGACCTCGGGGCCAGTGAGGAGCAGTTGGAGTTCCCCCTCCTGTATGCGGTCGGCCGGGAGGGCGTGGTCAAGGAGCGGCTGGAGGATCAGGCAGAGAACCTGCACATTCTCTTTGACACGATACTGAAAGAGATCCCCGCACCAGCCACTGATGCCGGACAGCCTTTTCAGATGCTCGTTGCGGATCTCGGCTATTCGGATTATCTTGGGCGCCTGGCGGTCGGCCGCGTGGTGCACGGCGTGGTGCGTCAGAAGGAGAGCCTGGTCTGCATCGGCGAAGACGGAAAGGAGAAGGCGCTCAAAGTCGTGACCCTGCAGACCTATCAGGGAATGGGTTTCAAAGAGGCGGAGTCGGCCGAGGCGGGAGACATCATTGTCCTTTCGGGGATCGAAGAGGTGAAGATCGGCGACACCATTTGCACCCGTGAGGCTCCGAGAGTCCTGCCTCGCATCCGGGTCGACGAACCGACGGTGAGCATGAAATTCACCATCAACACCTCCCCTTTCTCCGGCCGGGAAGGACGATACGTGCAGTCCAGCAAGATCCGCGAACGCCTCCTCAAGGAAACCTTGCGCAACGTCGCCATCCGGGTGGAAGAGACGGAAGACAGGGAAAGCTTTAATGTCAAGGGGCGTGGGGAATTCCAGATGGCCATCCTGATCGAGACCATGCGAAGGGAGGGCTTCGAGTTCTGTGTCGGGCGGCCGGAAGTGATTTTCAAGACGGAGGGGGGGCAGCGGCTCGAGCCCCTGGAGCGGCTCTTCATTGACTGCGACGAGGCGTATATCGGGGTCGTGACGGAAAAGCTGAACATCCGCAAGGGGCACCTGGTGGATCTCGCCAATGCCGGGCATGGCCGCGCGCGTCTGGAATTCAGTGTCCCCTCGAGGTCTCTCATCGGTTACCGGGATGAATTCCTGACCGATACGAGGGGGACCGGCATCATGAACGCCTACTTCGATGGATACGGCCCTTATCGCGGCGTTTTCCCCACCCGTTTCACCGGCTCCATCGTCTCGGACCGGCAGGGTATTTCGGTGGCCTACGCCCTTTTCAACCTGGACCCGCGCGGCCGCCTCTTCATTCCGCCTGGAGTCGCGGTTTACGAAGGGATGATTATCGGAGAACACAACCGCGAGAACGACATCAATGTGAATCCGTGCAAGGAGAAGAAGCTTTCCAACGTGCGTGCGGCCGGCAAGGACGAAAACATCATCCTGACGCCGCCGACTCCTATGCCTCTCGAAAGGGCGATCGATTTTATCCGGGAAGACGAGTTGGTCGAGGTGACTCCCAAGTCCATCCGCCTCCGGAAATGGGTGCTTTCGGCCCAGGATCGGCATCTGGTCCGGGCGGCGGAGAAAAAGAACCGGGCCGCCTGA
- a CDS encoding rhomboid family intramembrane serine protease, giving the protein MIPIRDNIRSRTYPVVNSLLIAANVLVYLIQMAQGPWLDRFIFLYGLVPARYSIPEVSAHFTFVEQALPFLSFMFLHGGFWHLLGNMWFLYIFGDNVEDNLGPFRYLVFYLLCGLSSGLSHLFINFHSQIPTVGASGAIAGVMGAYFLLFPGSRILTVIPIFFIPYFIEIPAFFFLGIWFLIQFISAAGTPAHGGGIAWWAHIGGFVFGMILLKIFQRLPATGFSREVRRKTAKQTSHRLQVIHPVGSGEEPHLYGTVTITAREAEEGAHKIVNIPWGYQKRPFRVTIPAGVQAGTYLRLAGLGKRIDTERRGDLFLKVQIE; this is encoded by the coding sequence ATGATACCGATCAGGGACAACATCCGTTCCAGGACCTATCCGGTTGTCAACAGCCTGCTGATCGCGGCCAACGTATTGGTCTACCTGATCCAAATGGCGCAGGGGCCCTGGCTCGACCGTTTTATCTTCCTGTATGGGCTCGTGCCGGCGCGTTATTCGATTCCGGAGGTGAGCGCCCACTTCACCTTCGTCGAACAGGCCCTGCCCTTTCTCTCCTTCATGTTCCTTCACGGCGGCTTCTGGCACTTGCTTGGCAACATGTGGTTCCTCTATATTTTTGGGGACAACGTAGAGGACAACCTGGGACCGTTCCGTTACCTGGTGTTCTATCTGCTCTGCGGGCTTTCTTCGGGCCTGAGTCATTTGTTCATCAACTTCCATTCCCAGATTCCCACCGTTGGTGCGAGCGGGGCGATAGCAGGGGTGATGGGGGCCTACTTTCTGCTGTTTCCGGGCTCCCGCATTCTGACGGTGATCCCGATCTTTTTTATTCCTTATTTTATTGAAATACCCGCATTTTTCTTTCTGGGAATCTGGTTTTTGATCCAGTTCATCAGCGCCGCCGGTACGCCAGCCCACGGCGGGGGGATCGCCTGGTGGGCGCACATCGGCGGTTTTGTCTTCGGGATGATTCTGCTGAAAATTTTTCAGCGCCTGCCAGCGACGGGGTTCAGCAGGGAGGTGCGCCGGAAGACCGCGAAGCAGACCAGCCACCGTTTGCAGGTGATTCATCCTGTGGGTTCGGGAGAGGAGCCGCATCTCTATGGGACCGTCACCATTACCGCGAGAGAGGCCGAAGAAGGGGCTCACAAGATCGTCAACATCCCGTGGGGGTATCAAAAGCGTCCGTTCAGGGTGACGATCCCTGCAGGTGTGCAGGCCGGCACCTATCTGCGTCTTGCCGGCCTCGGGAAAAGAATCGACACCGAACGCCGCGGCGATCTTTTTCTGAAGGTCCAGATCGAGTGA